ATCCGGAATACGTTTCACACGGAATTCTGTCGAACTCAAAGTTTGTGTTTTTCCCGGTGCCACCTCAGCCGAGACCGAGATATGTGCTGTACCCGGAGAACTTACTTTCACATTATACTTACCACCACCGGCACTGGAAATACTACCCCCACTCATGCTGACACGGATTTTATCGGTAGATGTACCGGGAGCTGATACCGATATCGGGTTGTTTACACCAATATACAGTACATTCATTTTGTCTGGTGATACCACTGCCGAAGGACGCGCAACCTGATAGGTCTGTTGCGGTGTACGATATTCTTTATAAGATCCGTCTGTCTGTTTGACTTTAATTACCCCAGTCCAGGTATAGATGCCTTCACGGCTGGTGTTGACCGAATAAACACCTTTTCCATCCACCACCTGAAGCGATGATCCATTGACCGAAATGGCCGGTTCAGATTTGGAATCGGATGCCGTCAGAAATACTTCGGCTTTGTACGGTTGGCCTTGTACCAAGTAAGAAGTCGGAGCCACAGCAACCGCTGCAAATTTGTCCAGGTTCACGACGGCCTGATCCATTTTACCTAAAATAAGCTTAACCACATCAGACTCGGCGTTTTGTGCGTCGGTCTGTATTTTGGTCAAAATCGTCATGGCTGCGGTCAAAGGGGTACCACTGCCAAAATTAATTTCCTCCCAGGATTTTTTGCCATTTACAGCCTTCTCCGGATCTTTAGCCTCCAAAGAGAATGAAACCATTTTTTGTTCTTCAGGTGTCAGTAGGGCCAATAGTTTGGTACGCGTTGTATTGATTTTGTCTTTTAATTGGGCACCCTTTTTCTCGTTGATCATCAAATTTGGGGAGATGTCTTCGTTTTCACGTTGGGCAAGATCGCCCTTTTCTTCATCATAGCCACCGCCTTGTTTAACGAACTCTTCTTTTAAGGAAGCGATATATTGATTGAGTTCCCCA
The Sphingobacterium multivorum genome window above contains:
- the gldM gene encoding gliding motility protein GldM, yielding MALGRETPRQRMIGILYLVLLALLALNVPDSILDAFKNINNSLETSKSNVSTAVQQLFTAFENTKLKEEPARAKPIYEKAKKAQAIIGELNQYIASLKEEFVKQGGGYDEEKGDLAQRENEDISPNLMINEKKGAQLKDKINTTRTKLLALLTPEEQKMVSFSLEAKDPEKAVNGKKSWEEINFGSGTPLTAAMTILTKIQTDAQNAESDVVKLILGKMDQAVVNLDKFAAVAVAPTSYLVQGQPYKAEVFLTASDSKSEPAISVNGSSLQVVDGKGVYSVNTSREGIYTWTGVIKVKQTDGSYKEYRTPQQTYQVARPSAVVSPDKMNVLYIGVNNPISVSAPGTSTDKIRVSMSGGSISSAGGGKYNVKVSSPGTAHISVSAEVAPGKTQTLSSTEFRVKRIPDPIAKFAGKTGGSMATVALKAQNALFAKLDNFDFDATFRVTKFTMIIAKPRADAIVLSTSGGQLSSSMSSALNGIVPGTRVIFDNIVAVGPDGTSRQLNAVALTAN